The genomic DNA CTGTTCAACTTCAAAACCAGGAGATGCAAACTGATGAAACATACTAAACATCTTTAGTTTATTTCCCACAAGTTAATGAGACTTTAACGAGTTCACCAACAAACCTTTGCCAAATGAATGTCCAGATATAGGAGCCTCAGGAGGAGCAATCCTTAAACCTTGTTTCAATATTCCACACCAGTTTGTCAAACGAGATCCATGCCACAAtagcattctaaaataatagcaataataacaacaacacgGGACCGCGGTTCGAATCCgtacctttcgagtatttgcttcggaccgcacctaattctttattttggatcattggccccacttttgaagtttccttttataataTCACTcttatagttttaaatatatatgaaaagaactataacgccataatgaACAATCTTGAtaagctaataatcattagccggtcgaggaagAGCGTGTTTAAACatgctgaaatataatttctggaaacaccGGACCCAAATCATTTTAAAGTTAGGTATGCGGATCTTcgttaaaaatagttgagtaggcCTGCTCTGAGGAATtcattttttgtgtgtgatgacgtATCAGCAAATTTAAAACTGCTGTGACAAATTGCCTATGTGTAGGcctactacttcgttttggccctCATGTCCATATATATGACCATTTATCTTTTGTAATATAAAAGTCACGCTATTTTAtagaataaaaacatttcaaaaagtGACTCAAAATTGAGAGTTGAGACTTCTCAATTACAAGACAATTAGAAAGGGAAACTTGGGAAAATGGTATGTGACTGAATAACAATGAAATAGTATTATGACAAAcctatttccaatatttttcttGAATCTTTTCTCTTCACCCTCCCTCTCGACCTTGTAAATATCATCAACgtctattttcaaataattgtgCCTGGATCCGCGACTGTTAGTGATGTATTTTTCCAGCtgtatgaaataaaatgaattacaTTTACTTACTCGATTACACTTACTCGATAATAGGGTGATAATTGTGATATACTTTTACAGTGTATAGCGGTGcttttaaaaaatgttgttgTAGTACAAACCCTGATAGGCTACCTGTATTATCACAGAAACCCTATTACCAATTATCATTAAAACAAGCATATATGTGTGAAGTCAAGTATTCACTACTCCAGTGACTTCTGTTTTTAAAGCAGAAAAAACTGTTTCACACAAATGGGTATTGAGAAATTAACACAAGAGAGAAACTCTCACCAAACTCCTACAGAGCTACATAAAAAGTGTAGAATTTAAGTTGAAAAGGACTGGtgtattataataaaaaaagtaatagttAATAACTGTACAAATACCTAGTTTTGGAACTATTAAGAGGTAAATAAAGCAATTAATTGATTGAAAATGTCAATCAGCGAATAACGTAAACAATGTAAATGATATAGAACACACCAGTTTATACTGAGGATCTGATTTATCAAATGGTTCGAGTTTACATCCAAGAGCTTGATAATAACGATCTTTAATATTGACGTCATCTACGGCTTTTGCCTTGTCTTCTTCGATCATATCTATTGCGATCTGAAAACACAAACAATCAAACAGATGACTTTATTGACTATGGTATTTGAAGCAACTATTTCagctttaaaataaaaaatcttgaccatttccttaatttgttaaatttcatttgaaaatttcgcATATTCGGTAATTTTTCTgcaagatataataaaatattttatttataatcagaAGGAGTTTTCAAACCTTCActaataaaaacagtgaaagatACCACTGATCCACAAGGATATACTATTTTTTGGAATATCCAGAATCTTTTCTATTCGACATTGCCTATCCAATATTGTGGTGGGAATAGATTTATATCAGAGATGTAACACCAACATAGTAAGATTAGGCTCTTATCATAGTGTCAGGTGTCATAGTGTCCTTAACGAAGGAGGCCCACGACGGATTGAAAACGCTTCTTTAGGTATTGTAAATCTCAAAATTTCATGTTCATGTTTGGTTGGCGTTGGAAAACATACAGTCACTGAAATCGAAGTATCAATAAAAGATATACCGTAATCAGGcagtttactacacatttttatgtccgcagattgccgtggtattttagagtaataatgtttttattttgtcataagAAGACACAACCGCATGTTCCGCTGAACACAACTAAATTAATGAAGAAAGACATTTTAGattctcgtagttgtcatggattggaCTTTTTAGGCAACAGAAATTTCATGCCTTTTTGACGAGCGCGTAATCGGAAAGTACTGTTTCAGAAGATTAGATTACTGTTTAGATTTTGAACCCTTCCCCCTCCTGTCATGACAACATAAAACTATTCACACAAGGAGACCCCTATTACCTATACTTGGTCTGCAAgactatataaaaaattatggcAATATCAGGCATATGTAATATATAATCTATCTTGACGAAATCAAATTGATGTCAATATGTGATAATACATGGAAATAGATCCAGTCCAAATGTCAACTTTCATGAAGGTAAGACAAGTGGATAGTGTTTCATTTTATCCCAGATAATAGCAGCATAGTCCATAAAAATGGCCCAATGAACGTAAATATTACTTTCATACCTGGATATCACTCAAAGATTCCAATAGTTGAACTTTTTGTTCAATCTGTTCTGTTGTCTTAATTAGAGTTGGAACTTTCATACCAAAGTCATGTGGAATTTTCGTATAAAATTCACTGCAAGCATCAGACAATTTTTCGCCAAAGTTCTTCTTTAGAACAAATCCTTCGATTTTTTTTAGGGTTTCATATCCTGCCTGGGTCAATAAAATGtcttattaatataatataccggtaatagaaaatgaatcaaattgGCAAGCATTTATACTCTTATCTGAAATATAAATACAGTTCCGTGTTGAAATATTAATACATATAAATACTATAAACCTGTTCTTGTAATTTGCCTTTTAATCATGAAGAATGAGTAGGCTACTGTAAAAGCCACCCCCGATGCATAGGGAGCTACTAAATATTCTTGGAAGGACGATAATCTTTCCAATACAGCTTTCCTACATAATTCATTACGCCTTGAGAAAAGAAATGGACTGAAGATAACCACTAAGCCAGCGGTTCCCAAGAGGGACGCCATGAcgcattaacgatcacaaaattgagttttattcaaaGGCAGCAATTTTTGGAGCCTGATATAttggcgccgcacgaacaaaaagtttgggtaCTTCTGCACTCAGCCATCACATGGTTATCTATGGTTATTTACCTTTATTTGCTTTGCTGTTAACTTTCCAAGAGGAGCTTTCTTGACATCAAATTCAAGTTCCTTCACACAGGCCTCAAATTCtttaatatcaaatattagTTGCATGACATCTTGAACACGTTTGTCCAATTTAGAAGCAGCTTCTGGCTTCGCTTTGACATGCTATATTGAAAATCAGGTAGTTTTAAATTGTTTTCTATGCTTTATAATGATAAGTTAATCTCAATTCCATATTCTCATCTGGCCATCGAGTTCAGGGAAATATACATACAATTTCGAGCTTGAGCCATTCAAAACTGACTCCAGCTCAAACAAaccaaattttgtaaataaaacttTGGCATACGATACATCTTAGTCGACCTATTAatgttttatacaaaattttgacTTGTGTTATTCAGGGATGTCccaaacgaatcgaatattcgaatacattcaaaattcattgtatttgatatagtaaatttttgtataatttagaacatttttattcaaaaatcaggGTTTTTGACCTCTCACACAAATACATCAAAACATATGACacaacacaaaaaataaaatgacctTTACATTAGTATCGTTAGATATGACCCACATAAAGATATATTATTTCATCTTTATATTCACATGAAATtctcagaatgtattcggaatagtaaaatatttggtTTCGGCTATCCCAGATTATTACCACTAAAAGTCTTATTTTGACCAtgtcaaattcaaaattatgaCTCGAGCTTCAGCTCAAACATCAATAAACAAACCATGCTACCAAACTCTTGACAACTCAGCATGAATTCCTAccaccaatgttccctctaattttttgtagtatgtgtgcgcacttttttggaaatgactaatatttgtgcaaaaaccaatgaagaaattttggcgttctaaccgggtaatgagtgggccaacaacaaactttcgcaacctgccaaccgagaacattattacattacatcgaaatacgtctgtgcgcagtaaatacgtctgtgcgcagcctctgaaagctgtgtgcgcgcgcacacgcgcacactttagagggaacactgcctaCCACTCTGGTAGACATGGCTTAATTACCATCCCTGTCCATACATCATTAAGAGCAGTTGCCTTTTTGCTATGGATGCGAGTAACAGTTGGATGAGAGGCCGTGTTTCATCATAATATGATCTGGTTACATTATCAATGTTCAAATGCTGTATTCACATAGTCAGGTAATGTATTACTGGAAACTATGTTCTTGTGTGTGGCCGTTTTTATGAAGCATTAATGACTGGaatgtacaataaaattatcatGAAAACATCAACTTACCTCTTCTTTAATTTTTTCCACTCTCTTTATGTCTTTTTCTGAACTTTCTCCGTAATCCATTTCAACCAAATCATAGAATCCCTGTTATTAGAGGATTGccacaataatatatttactaggtatttaaattttgaaaattatatgaGAAATGgcatttttgaaaatactgGCCATGAGAAAAGAACGATACCTgaacataaatttattattatacacTAATTGTACCATTCTCAAAGTGCAGATGCAGTTATTAAAACGAAATTATCTTTAGAATGCTATTTTGAAAAACATTGATATATTTGACAGTTACTTGTTGCTTAACGAAGTTGTCAGTACAGAATCTATTCCGCGTCTTGTCAGAAAATTTGCAGTTGAAAGACCATGTTGCTGCTCCAAAATTAGACCCATGATTTTTCAAAGATTTCCCAGCTACTTTtcctgtaaatatttttatgaaataaaataggAACAGCCGAAAGACACCATCTAAAAAGCCTTGTACAGAAAGAATATGTGAACATGTCTCATAAAATACATAGACTATTCCAAATACATCGCTGTTATATTGGatattttcggaatttcgaacaTTGGCATATATAAAATTACTCCGGATTAATAAGATATCCTAGTTaggagaaataaatatttatacacAGCAATTATTGTGCGAGTGGATTGCTGGGCTACTCGCTTGCGTGTTTGGGGGGGTTGGGGTCATGTAATCGCTGGCCGgatacagcttcctccaccatcaagcccatgcatctgaaacgaataacatgctaactaattccatacctaacatggactgttaaccggGCGAGAGAtcttggtttgccatatgattaagtcatctcatcaactttcctatccccgAGATGATTATGTAAATCATATTCTATCTCTCTCCAACAACAAGATATACATTGGTTGACTTAGAGTCCACAATGTCTATTAACCAGAAAAACGAGCCCCATAATCTCCTCCATCAATTTGTAAACTTTACTTCAGAGAAATTGGAAAGGTCATCGTCGTATCATATCACCAGCACCATAAAATACCAGCTTCATTATTATTAAAAGTCAAATCATGAAAATCTAAACTCAAATCCCCAAAATATATAGTCTTAGTTGAACATGGAAAAATTCTTATTCAATGGAAACTAACATAAATAAATCTAGTGTGATTAATTAAAGAGTAACAATTTACAATCTTACCTACTCGGCCCCATCTAAACCatgatatatattcatttttttcatcattttccaATACTTGCAGGATATAATACTTATTATTGTTGGCTCCAATATTAGTCTGGTTCAACATGGCATTGTAAATGAATCCTAGATATTGAATAGTACAATTAAAATGAGATATAGAGCTCATGCACGCCCAATAGTTCGTTAATACTCTTCATTGGATGTATCAATAGATAACCGTTTCGATTTTCCATATCATACAGGGTGATCAGACCAACTGTagacaaatgtttattaaaatatctacaatataaaatgtaaaaaaaaaaaaaaattaatttgcagAAAATAGctttataaagataaataatataattcattgttatttttcgatatATACTCTCTTTGGAACCTGACTGCACAAGGCACGCAAAGTCCGAAATTTTGTCCCAACATGTCATCAATCTATGCTTTGGAGCAGTTGTTCTCAATCTGAGGTACGCGCACCACTAGTAGTACGCcagcagctttgaattattgcaacaattaacttatGTATTCGCTGGATAGCGTTTATAGCGCTACCAATCCTTgtctttagagatcgccctcgcccgTTACTGTCCACCAAAAACGGAACAGGCATGTTTTTTGCCGTTTTGCGTGTTACGTCAGTGCGTATGCATTAATAAATCGGCAAATAAGGGAGCGTTCGTGATAGCGGCTAGCACTGATCAAAGTGTATTCCGAGGTTTCGGATCATTTTTTAGTTATGATATGATGTATTGTGAAGCAACGTGCAAAATGGCAAAAACATGCCCTTTCGtatataaaagcaaaataaGTCACCTTACAAGGAATTAACGTTCGCAATGTAAGATATTtccatttcaaatattaaaaaaatctaatacCATCTTTTTCGAACACATGATATCCCTTGGAACATTTTATACAAGCTTCATCAACTGGAACACTTCCAGTAAACTTGAGCTTCTTTAAATCCCCTTTCTCCTCTGTAATTGATGAAGCCTCTTCTTTAACTATAATGAATGGTCATTacagaaataatatttcagaaccTTGTCAGGGTTTCAGATTCGAagctgataaaatattttgcccCCTCCTAGTGTTAACACATGTAGAATGAagacaaataatatttttgttgggcgatcaatttgaaaaaatataaaatatatgcaaATTTATTCTTAATTGAAATGAAGACAttgttatattgaatataactaattttgaatgtattacAATAGTTTAGGCATCTCTAATAATGTCTCTGCATGTTAGAATCAAGATATAAGAATACCTTcgatcttttctttttttgttggAACATCTGGGACTACAGACGCAGCTGTATCTTTTCTCTTCTTTCCTCGAGCGCTTGTCGTCTGCTTTGAATTAGCAGTGTTAGCCTTTTTACCACCTTTCGCTTTTGTCTGCCTTTTTCTTGGTGGCATTTTCAAGCAGTTACAGGCAAGACTAGAAAATACCGATACAAAATCTTGCTAAAAAGTGACTCGCCAGTCTGGCGCATCATGGTAAACATTACCGGTACGGTAGGAATGAGAGCAACTCTGATTACTGGATTaccgtacggtacggtaccgtaccgtaacttgcgtgggttcgcatcccatgTTGGATAATTATGTTcttcccaggataaatatgtgaatcctatcttATCCTAAAACTTAACTTATACACGGACATCTAGGCTACCACACATGACTGTAGAAATTCTAACTAAAAATTTTATGATGCATATTTGATATTCCATAAGACTGTAAGAGTGCCAGTTTAGCATGTTTCCATTGGAGACGGAGTCGAATTTTCAAACTACCCGGAGTTGGGGTCTGAAGTCCAATTTCTGAATTTATCCCAAAGACGGAATTGAAGACTTCCAATAGTGATATTATTAGTCAAAACGAAAtctagaaaataatttaatttactaAGCGTTTTTAACAGTCTATTAAAGAAAGCTTACAAGccaaattttttgttatcaaaataaatttttctatcAATTCGAAGCTAGAAATTTATTACAGATCGGCTTCGGGAGACCAACCCTAGGTCAGAAATCAGGATTAGGGtggaatttacatattttcctcatatatttttgtattttggcaTTTTTGTGGTATATTCAAAAGTCTGCCTGTggtttgaaataatttattttgggaGGTTTAAAAGAGATTGTTTTTAGCAATTGTGCACTAattgagaaaataatttttaactaGGTTcaaccggtatgttagtcgttgggttCAACATAGCAAACTTTTGTTAAAAGTAACACCACGAGATAAATTTGTGAATGATTTAAAATGTTAATATATTGAAAAGCGTATGTCTCGCCACGTATATCGCATTTGAGCTTAATTCTGTACTTATATAgtcgatatatatattatttgttacAGATCATACGAAGATTTACTATACTGTCTATATATAATTATTCATCTAACATATAATTTCCATTGTTCAGGTTTGAAATATTTGACCTAAATGCGAATCCAGCTTTGAAACACTCTAGTCATTTGCGAAGGCATACTCAGAATTATCAATTGTATttagtggtgggattcagccggttctatagaaccgtctcacgaatTTTATGAgttcagcgaaccggttagcattactggtagGCTAACAGTAACTAGTATTGATTTTTGCATCTTATCTGACATACCGATTTTTGAGATCAAGTGTTTTTTCCAAAATGTGAAATGATCAACTTCGCACGTAACATATTgtgttaatttttatatataattgtaGTGTTTTTTCAGTAGATCGTACATCTTCAGGTTTTTAGATTCATTATCAATGAGTATATAATATTTGCAGCAATATAGACAATCCTCAACATCATTGAAAATTTCGATGCTAATTTTGACATAATGATGCTTACCTAaccattattttgaaatgttaattaggaagtaattaaaaataatcagtttatttgctaaaaagtatgactttttgtaacagaaccggctgaaaaatatgacttttcccagatagcacaactacgttgggCCAACGTTATAATCCGCCGGCAACCGTTGTACGCGGTTTTACAACCATTTACCATGGTAAGGCCATGATTGGCCTTCAACGAAACACTCCATTATGCGAAGAAATGCGCGCGCGATTCGAATATAGCACATGAGGTCGCCATTCATTTTGGCGGTACTCGTAATCGatagtagagatgtaccgatgtatcggtatcgggtatcggtatcggcaatatcggccattttttcggtatcggccatgtatcggtatcggttagattaaggccgatatttccgatatatttacctttttgatatggtccagaatgttttaaaagattagttggaatactactttttaatttattttttgtctggagagattgtgagctatgagccatacatgtccccacccccgtgAGGGAatattcacgtgtttttagctatttatcagccgaactagctcaactaatttagatattttcgctgtcaaattgttatattgacatttttaatattacatagtaattatgaagaaatatatcaacacagcacataacaaaaagcaatcaGGCGCCcggttttaaatcatacagtggaattggggtccttattaacggcacatagacttttggcacgggtataaattctgactgtttgtcgtcaagtacgagtgtcatttagtccgtcgacatcgataaactaaattccgacacattTATctctctacgcaggtattaattttaattttgtttaactacacaactacttttatagatatattgacatgacggcctagccctagactgtctcaaaatatatgattgcaattgtaaaatattataaaatttatttcgttgaaagagatcatgttatttttgcTAAAAAAACCTCCTCGACGGTTATGGGTAGGCCTTTTTTTTGttggtgctgattgatattctttattCATGTTgactttgacttattgcgtcgacgattacgattagccacgaaataaaatatttgtaaaatgcttttaatttgaacgtaggacggcggcgctagaatatgtgggtgatattcgatattcttttaaacacgaataacgatattcgaaggtcgcgattttaacattaaattcaaatttgacatcccggcttatgagttttctaattgaacatcttttttttcgatttgaaataatgtgtactatgaacaacgctcaaagaccattgttttaacccgtctacCCTACACAGCAcccctaattaagtaataattacatagtatcggtatcggaatatcggtgaTATCGGCCTTCTtatagtatcggcgtatcggtatcggtatcggcgtttttagctggtatcggatcggtatcggtatcggcgacaaaagtggtatcggtacatctctaatcgATAGCCTGTTACGAGGTTTTTACCGTGGATGGGACAGTGACATTGAACTTTTAATGCTTTCATAGTAGAATGGCGAAAGTAGAGATAACCTAGTTGTAACCGTGTAAGTTAATCTCATGGTACCGGTTCCCCTAAGTGCGTTGTCAGGTCACGGTTCATAAGGGTGATAGGGTACTataccggtaaaagttacatatttatccctggacaccgtaggtaccggtaacggcagaacgagatgaggtaccgtaaaagcgcctaacttcggacaaaattactatattttcgtcaataactcggccatttattgtccaaacggtgccaaaattgctcggtaaaacattcgtgcggtaatttacattccctgcaaatttcggttcaattggactatttttactattgaaataatcgatatttcttgtcatctgaccgttatccttcactgccctaacttcggacagttattttcttcactgcgtaaccgcgacgcacagagagaaagaggcttccgatgcggatgacgtaatcacgtcgttgcgtgaagataagacgctcgatcgtcgtcgtaacgtaacattgacgtcacgacgaaaatgcattatttgaaacttccgtcgtcctatgtttacatctttcgttCGTTAATTTTCGATACTTCAGATGAGTATAATAACATGTTAGTGattttaatcaggaaatgcatacgtaaatatatctgatgcaaaccgtttcaatccacaatgaagtattttaacgggcttctatcgaagtctttgaagtattaatattctcgacggatagcttttttttattctgcgcggttatctttataaa from Styela clava chromosome 12, kaStyClav1.hap1.2, whole genome shotgun sequence includes the following:
- the LOC120329631 gene encoding poly [ADP-ribose] polymerase 2-like; its protein translation is MPPRKRQTKAKGGKKANTANSKQTTSARGKKRKDTAASVVPDVPTKKEKIEVKEEASSITEEKGDLKKLKFTGSVPVDEACIKCSKGYHVFEKDGFIYNAMLNQTNIGANNNKYYILQVLENDEKNEYISWFRWGRVGKVAGKSLKNHGSNFGAATWSFNCKFSDKTRNRFCTDNFVKQQGFYDLVEMDYGESSEKDIKRVEKIKEEHVKAKPEAASKLDKRVQDVMQLIFDIKEFEACVKELEFDVKKAPLGKLTAKQIKAGYETLKKIEGFVLKKNFGEKLSDACSEFYTKIPHDFGMKVPTLIKTTEQIEQKVQLLESLSDIQIAIDMIEEDKAKAVDDVNIKDRYYQALGCKLEPFDKSDPQYKLLEKYITNSRGSRHNYLKIDVDDIYKVEREGEEKRFKKNIGNRMLLWHGSRLTNWCGILKQGLRIAPPEAPISGHSFGKGVYFADIVTKSAHFCCTNARQPNAFLLLCEVALGDVHDEIEWRNRLILPKGKLSTKAVGEEGPDPKGFHTMECGTVIPMGKAKKFKRDKHRFLEHSEYVVFDVAQIKARYLVKAKIHWQQ